The following proteins are encoded in a genomic region of Brachypodium distachyon strain Bd21 chromosome 1, Brachypodium_distachyon_v3.0, whole genome shotgun sequence:
- the LOC100824330 gene encoding membrane-associated progesterone-binding protein 4: protein MALGARLLLGLALLAALIAVLLQLYHLRKPRLWTLEELSIYNGTDEGLPILLGILGSVFDVTKGRSHYGPGGGYHHFSGRDASRAFVSGNFTGDGLTDSLKGLSSMEVNSIVDWRKFYFERYTFNGKIVGRYYDSQGNPTKYLRGVEIKAKRGAQLLEKQKSEEAKIPSCNSKWSQQDGGEVWCDTGYPRLVRRPGDIALTGQVSQRCACFLEDELGRPGLVVYQGCDHLSTSCKVK from the exons atggcgcttggcgcccgccTCCTATTGGGTCTCGCGCTGCTCGCCGCGCTaatcgccgtcctcctccagcTCTACCACCTCAGGAAGCCG AGGTTGTGGACATTGGAGGAGTTGTCGATATACAATGGAACGGATGAGGGTTTGCCCATACTACTTGGGATTTTGGG CTCGGTGTTTGATGTAACAAAAGGAAGGTCACATTATGGTCCTGGAGGAGGTTATCATCACTTTTCTGGCAG GGATGCGTCACGAGCATTTGTATCTGGAAACTTTACAG GTGATGGGCTGACAGATTCTTTAAAGGGCTTATCTAGCATGGAG GTAAATAGCATTGTTGACTGGAGGAAATTTTACTTTGAGAGATACAC ATTTAATGGTAAAATTGTTGGACGCTACTACGACAGCCAGGGCAACCCTACTAAATATCTGAGGGGTGTGGAGATAAAGGCAAAACGAGGTGCACAGCTTCTTGAGAAGCAGAAGAGTGAGGAAGCTAAAATACCCAGTTGTAATTCAAAATGGAGCCAGCAAGATGGTGGAGAA GTATGGTGCGACACAGGCTATCCAAGGCTAGTCAGGAGGCCAGGCGACATAGCTCTGACAGGACAAGTTAGCCAACGGTGTGCTTGTTTCCTGGAAGACGAGCTGGGCAGGCCAGGGCTAGTGGTGTACCAAGGCTGCGATCATCTGTCTACATCCTGCAAAGTGAAGTAG